A single Natrinema pellirubrum DSM 15624 DNA region contains:
- a CDS encoding metal-dependent hydrolase, which yields MELTWHGHSTWHVTVGETELLIDPFFDNPKTDLEPADVDQPDYVLLTHGHADHIAHAGEFSDATLVATPELVSYCEEEFGFEDAVGGMGMNLGGTVECGDAYVTMTRADHTNGIMTENEKSAGMPAGFVISDTKPTQVADEESTTIYNAGDTSLMSEMKDVIGPYLEPDAAIVPIGDHFTMGPMQAAVAVDWLDVDHAFPQHYDTFPPIEQDPEDFASEVRGTGSDAEVHTIEADEPFELEG from the coding sequence ATGGAACTTACCTGGCACGGCCACTCGACGTGGCACGTCACCGTGGGGGAGACGGAGCTGCTGATCGATCCGTTCTTCGACAACCCGAAGACGGATCTGGAGCCGGCAGACGTCGATCAGCCTGACTACGTGCTGTTGACACACGGCCACGCCGACCACATCGCTCACGCGGGCGAGTTCTCGGACGCGACGCTGGTCGCGACGCCGGAACTCGTTTCCTACTGCGAGGAGGAGTTCGGCTTCGAGGACGCCGTCGGCGGGATGGGGATGAACCTCGGCGGCACCGTCGAGTGTGGCGACGCCTACGTCACCATGACCCGTGCCGACCACACGAACGGGATCATGACCGAGAACGAGAAAAGCGCCGGCATGCCGGCCGGGTTCGTCATCTCGGACACGAAGCCGACCCAGGTCGCAGATGAGGAGTCAACGACGATCTACAACGCCGGTGACACCAGCCTGATGAGCGAGATGAAAGACGTCATCGGCCCCTATCTCGAGCCCGACGCGGCGATCGTCCCGATCGGCGACCACTTCACGATGGGGCCGATGCAGGCCGCCGTCGCCGTCGACTGGCTCGACGTCGACCACGCCTTCCCGCAGCACTACGATACGTTCCCACCGATCGAGCAGGACCCCGAGGACTTCGCCAGCGAGGTCCGCGGAACCGGGAGCGACGCCGAGGTCCACACGATCGAGGCCGACGAGCCGTTCGAACTCGAGGGCTGA
- a CDS encoding MnhB domain-containing protein: MTTVIMRTTARAIVPIVLVVAISLFFEGHNLPGGGFIGGVLTVTAFGIVYMAFGLDFLERGVLGREVDPGKGASRDRVVLAYRRLFAYGFAIAVLSGLVPLVFDRPFLTQTFVMLEGVPIYDHLEVASAMAFDFGVYCVVVGGLLTILSVVGAE; the protein is encoded by the coding sequence GTGACGACGGTCATCATGCGGACGACCGCGCGGGCGATCGTCCCGATCGTCCTCGTCGTCGCGATCTCGCTGTTCTTCGAGGGCCACAACCTGCCCGGCGGCGGGTTCATCGGCGGCGTCCTCACGGTGACGGCCTTCGGGATCGTCTACATGGCGTTCGGACTCGACTTCTTAGAGCGGGGCGTCCTCGGCCGCGAGGTCGATCCCGGCAAGGGAGCCTCCCGGGACCGCGTCGTGTTGGCGTATCGCCGCCTGTTCGCCTACGGGTTCGCGATCGCGGTCCTCAGCGGACTCGTCCCGCTGGTCTTCGATCGGCCCTTCCTGACCCAGACGTTCGTCATGCTCGAGGGGGTGCCGATCTACGACCACCTCGAGGTCGCGAGCGCGATGGCCTTCGACTTCGGGGTCTACTGCGTGGTCGTCGGCGGCCTGCTCACGATCCTCTCGGTGGTGGGAGCCGAATGA
- the mnhG gene encoding monovalent cation/H(+) antiporter subunit G: MIHTAVVVGLIAIGVFFLTVGTIGLLRLPNVYNRMHATSKPTTLGTAAIFLAGFVEFGPGSEGLTALIGIGFLFLTVPTGTHMIARAAEQIGVPFLGSVTWPDPDAVERPDRVERTDDAEPTDD; this comes from the coding sequence ATGATCCACACCGCCGTCGTCGTCGGCCTGATCGCCATCGGGGTCTTCTTCCTAACCGTCGGGACGATCGGGCTGCTTCGCCTGCCCAACGTCTACAACCGGATGCACGCCACGAGCAAGCCCACGACGCTTGGCACCGCCGCGATCTTCCTGGCCGGCTTCGTCGAGTTCGGCCCCGGATCGGAGGGGCTGACCGCCCTTATCGGGATCGGCTTCTTGTTCCTGACGGTGCCGACGGGCACCCACATGATCGCCCGGGCCGCCGAACAGATCGGCGTGCCGTTCCTCGGAAGCGTCACCTGGCCCGATCCCGACGCCGTCGAACGCCCCGACCGCGTCGAGCGAACGGACGACGCCGAACCGACCGACGACTGA
- a CDS encoding SHOCT domain-containing protein, with the protein MSGLEGSSHKPGDDDPWTRLRENATGIVSLLVTAIWMGAMFTGQDWWLAALLVGYIAVVPVVAILFGDEDDIEEWADEFRSSAGTERTEATTDTATDSRDALETLRERYAAGELSDEQFERKLERLLDTESLEDAREWTRERDRTGNGVPERDLEYDR; encoded by the coding sequence ATGAGCGGACTCGAGGGGAGCAGCCACAAACCGGGCGACGACGATCCGTGGACCCGACTCCGTGAGAACGCCACCGGGATCGTCTCGTTGCTCGTGACGGCGATCTGGATGGGAGCGATGTTCACCGGTCAGGACTGGTGGCTCGCGGCGTTGCTCGTCGGCTATATCGCCGTCGTCCCGGTCGTCGCGATCCTGTTCGGCGACGAGGATGACATCGAGGAGTGGGCCGACGAGTTCCGCTCGTCGGCGGGGACCGAACGAACCGAGGCGACGACCGACACCGCGACGGACTCGCGTGACGCCCTCGAGACGCTGCGCGAGCGCTACGCCGCGGGTGAGTTGAGCGACGAGCAGTTCGAGCGCAAACTCGAGCGCCTGCTGGACACGGAGTCGCTCGAGGACGCCCGGGAGTGGACACGAGAGCGCGACCGGACCGGCAACGGGGTTCCTGAACGGGACCTCGAGTACGACCGGTGA
- a CDS encoding DHH family phosphoesterase, with protein MGNCIICGTPVDGEICESHEEDAVFEFRGTAASQLTPGRYYRGTVDGYADFGVFVDIGDHVTGLLHRSELDQRLESLDWEPGDDVFVQVLDVRDNGNVDLGWSIRQREREFRGKLIETEDDEFQPDDLEDDADAETGDAGATESSTDDADAAEETEATTTDDRDAKAGELQAAAEETETEAETVDEQPAAAEAAGAVTSSGSVATESAAASTPATDDAADAEPEAEDEPALKRTTVEAIENQVGSVVRLEGEITGVRQTSGPTVFELTDETGSVECAAFEEAGVRAYPNVEIDDVVALEGEVEHHHGDLQVETESLDVLEGDDRERVVDRLETAIEREARPADVAPLADHEAVAAVEDGVADAATAIRRAVMEARPIVVRHGATADGYVAGAAIERAVLPLIREKHTRDDAEYHYFERRPLDGRVYDMDAATGDVTSMLEARDRHGEQLPLVVLVDAGSTVESVDGYDLLSLYDADSLVIDDSRADEEVTDAVDLAVAPSLAGVDVSDVTSTALAANVAAHVNDDVRADLEHLPAVSYWEDTPEAYLELAREAGYDETGISERREAVALQAYYQSYKDKRELIIDLLFGDGDTERPRDGDLAAHVSEQFRDKLETELETARENLSVRGVDGVTVSVLDTDAFTHRYNFPTTILLLDALHRSERDRADPPVVTLGVGDDELHVRASEPVDVRELGDAIAEAVPNGGVTVVGGQDGHVEFLPGERDAVREAALEALGETLA; from the coding sequence ATGGGTAACTGTATCATCTGCGGCACACCCGTTGATGGCGAGATCTGCGAGAGCCACGAGGAGGACGCCGTATTCGAATTCCGCGGCACCGCCGCCTCACAGCTCACCCCCGGTCGGTACTACCGGGGTACCGTCGACGGCTACGCCGACTTCGGTGTCTTCGTCGACATCGGAGATCACGTCACCGGACTGTTGCATAGAAGCGAACTCGACCAGCGACTCGAGAGTCTCGACTGGGAACCGGGCGACGACGTCTTCGTTCAGGTCCTCGACGTTCGGGACAACGGCAACGTCGACCTCGGCTGGTCGATCCGCCAGCGCGAACGCGAGTTCCGCGGCAAACTGATCGAAACCGAGGACGACGAGTTCCAGCCCGACGACCTCGAGGACGATGCCGACGCCGAGACTGGCGACGCCGGCGCGACCGAGTCGTCGACCGACGACGCCGACGCCGCCGAGGAGACAGAAGCGACGACGACCGACGACCGCGACGCGAAGGCCGGCGAGTTGCAAGCCGCCGCCGAGGAGACCGAAACCGAAGCCGAAACGGTCGACGAGCAGCCCGCGGCCGCCGAGGCCGCCGGCGCTGTCACGAGCAGCGGCTCGGTCGCGACCGAGTCCGCCGCCGCCTCGACCCCCGCCACCGACGACGCGGCCGACGCCGAACCCGAGGCCGAGGACGAGCCCGCACTCAAGCGGACGACCGTCGAGGCCATCGAGAACCAGGTCGGTAGCGTCGTCCGCCTCGAGGGCGAAATCACCGGCGTTCGACAGACGAGCGGTCCGACGGTGTTCGAACTGACGGACGAAACCGGCAGCGTCGAGTGTGCGGCCTTCGAGGAGGCCGGCGTTCGCGCCTACCCCAACGTCGAGATCGACGACGTCGTCGCTCTCGAGGGCGAGGTCGAACACCACCACGGCGATCTGCAGGTCGAGACCGAATCCCTCGACGTTCTCGAAGGCGACGACCGCGAGCGCGTCGTCGACCGCCTCGAGACGGCGATCGAACGCGAGGCCCGTCCGGCCGACGTCGCGCCGCTTGCCGACCACGAGGCCGTCGCGGCCGTCGAGGACGGCGTTGCCGACGCGGCGACCGCGATCCGACGTGCCGTCATGGAGGCGCGTCCGATCGTCGTCCGCCACGGTGCGACCGCCGACGGCTACGTCGCCGGTGCAGCGATCGAACGCGCCGTCCTTCCGCTGATCCGGGAGAAACACACCCGCGACGACGCCGAGTATCACTACTTCGAGCGCCGACCGCTCGACGGTCGCGTCTACGACATGGACGCCGCCACGGGCGATGTCACCTCGATGCTCGAGGCCCGCGACCGCCACGGCGAGCAGCTGCCCTTAGTCGTACTGGTCGACGCCGGCTCGACCGTCGAGTCCGTCGACGGCTACGACCTGCTCTCGCTGTACGACGCCGACTCGCTCGTGATCGACGACAGCCGAGCCGACGAGGAGGTCACCGACGCCGTCGACCTCGCCGTCGCGCCCTCGCTTGCCGGCGTCGACGTCTCGGACGTGACCTCGACGGCGCTGGCGGCCAACGTCGCCGCCCACGTCAACGACGACGTCCGGGCCGACCTCGAACACCTCCCCGCGGTCAGCTACTGGGAGGACACCCCCGAGGCCTACCTCGAACTCGCCCGCGAGGCCGGCTACGACGAGACCGGCATCTCCGAGCGCCGCGAGGCCGTCGCCTTGCAGGCCTACTACCAGTCCTACAAGGACAAGCGCGAACTCATCATCGACCTGCTGTTCGGCGACGGGGACACCGAGCGCCCCCGCGACGGCGACCTCGCCGCTCACGTCTCCGAACAGTTCCGCGACAAACTCGAGACCGAACTCGAGACGGCCCGCGAGAACCTCTCCGTGCGGGGCGTCGACGGGGTTACCGTCTCCGTTCTCGACACCGACGCCTTCACGCACCGGTACAACTTCCCGACCACGATCTTGCTGCTGGACGCGCTCCACCGCAGCGAACGCGACCGTGCCGACCCGCCGGTCGTCACGCTCGGCGTCGGCGACGACGAACTCCACGTCCGTGCGAGCGAACCGGTCGACGTCCGCGAACTCGGCGACGCCATCGCCGAGGCAGTTCCCAACGGCGGCGTCACCGTCGTCGGCGGTCAGGACGGCCACGTCGAGTTCCTGCCCGGCGAACGCGATGCGGTTCGTGAGGCCGCGCTCGAGGCGCTCGGCGAGACGCTCGCGTAA
- a CDS encoding metal-dependent hydrolase, which translates to MVDVTGHLAMALLFAAPAWLVWGRRAALVFASFTLVTAMLPDTDLVLQGVLPISHHGVTHTVLFVALSSVLAGAVAARYLTDWFNATRWIRSTDIGSEAVFVFATAGLLTGGISHLFADILSAPDIAPPLSPFWPVYSDPVIVDVIYYDSPVWNFGLFGVAVALHLLLVWNDRYPLETRYRIGSTEPSATGTDD; encoded by the coding sequence ATGGTCGATGTCACCGGTCACCTCGCGATGGCGCTGTTGTTCGCTGCCCCAGCGTGGCTCGTCTGGGGTCGCCGAGCGGCGCTTGTGTTCGCCAGCTTCACGCTGGTGACGGCCATGCTCCCGGACACCGATCTCGTCTTGCAGGGCGTTCTTCCGATCAGCCATCACGGCGTGACCCATACCGTGCTGTTCGTGGCGCTGAGTAGCGTCCTCGCCGGCGCGGTCGCGGCCCGGTATCTCACCGACTGGTTCAACGCTACCCGCTGGATCCGAAGCACCGACATCGGGAGCGAGGCGGTCTTCGTGTTCGCGACAGCGGGGCTGCTTACCGGCGGTATCAGCCATCTGTTTGCCGATATCCTCTCCGCGCCTGACATCGCGCCTCCGCTCTCGCCGTTCTGGCCCGTCTATTCCGACCCGGTGATCGTCGACGTCATCTACTACGATTCACCGGTGTGGAACTTCGGCCTGTTCGGCGTCGCCGTCGCCCTCCACTTGCTGCTCGTCTGGAACGATCGGTATCCGCTCGAGACGCGCTACCGAATCGGAAGCACCGAGCCGTCCGCTACCGGTACTGACGACTGA
- a CDS encoding monovalent cation/H+ antiporter complex subunit F, protein MTESDPAVLETAIRAALVVVSGLCVACGYRVIRGPTNPDRVVALDAIATNVIAIAVLFALLTGRGLFITVSLVLAIIGFIATVAVAKFVTDGEVIE, encoded by the coding sequence ATGACTGAAAGCGATCCCGCCGTCCTCGAGACGGCGATCCGGGCCGCGCTCGTGGTCGTCAGTGGCCTCTGTGTCGCCTGTGGCTACCGGGTGATCCGCGGGCCGACGAACCCGGATCGAGTGGTCGCGCTCGATGCCATCGCGACCAACGTCATCGCGATTGCCGTCCTCTTTGCGCTGCTGACCGGTCGGGGCCTCTTCATCACGGTGAGCCTCGTGCTGGCGATCATCGGCTTCATCGCGACCGTCGCCGTCGCCAAGTTCGTCACCGACGGGGAGGTGATCGAATGA
- a CDS encoding complex I subunit 5 family protein codes for MTATPVGTESQLVIAPMLIVLVAAAATLFLGRHPRARAAVSLAAGAGYGLAVAAIDWYIVLAPGAPGIATYQVGDWPAPFGITLVADGLSAFMLTMVAILGIGSLVYSTRHLPGGEGRSYYFPLFHFLALGVTGAFLTGDLFNLFVWFEVMLMASYVFVAYSGGPQHTRAAFWYVALNLLASAVFLLGVGGIYATTGTLNMADLAQRLAEPAAYGLEPVPVVGLLGMLLSVFAIKAGLVPFQFWIPTAYRAAPPQITALLAGATKKVGIYAIIRLSFTVFAGAEVAVDLPLPVVDAAIAGDSPLPFVGAALLVMGAGSILVGGIGAVGRDTMEGVFAYSSIGQVGFIAVPVAIAASTVDPTLREFAIIAALVFALNHTLAKGLLFLAVGTVRSATGTSRFADLGGLAGRSPPLAIAVFIASLALVGIPPLSGFFGKFLVFDAAARAGAGPVLVLLLVGSLLTIAYATRMWNRSFWGARTDAVDAATIDPVEVGVLVVLAATIVVVGVGFDPVYEFAETAAEAALDTDTYVDAVDPQNASELGGSSGGDH; via the coding sequence ATGACCGCGACGCCGGTCGGAACCGAGTCACAGCTCGTGATCGCGCCGATGTTGATCGTACTGGTCGCGGCCGCCGCGACGCTGTTTCTCGGCCGCCACCCCCGGGCTCGAGCGGCCGTGAGCCTCGCAGCCGGTGCGGGCTACGGGCTCGCAGTGGCGGCAATCGACTGGTATATCGTCCTCGCGCCGGGCGCGCCGGGGATCGCGACCTACCAGGTCGGCGACTGGCCGGCCCCATTCGGGATCACGCTGGTCGCGGATGGCCTCTCGGCGTTCATGCTGACGATGGTCGCGATCCTCGGCATCGGATCGCTGGTCTACTCGACCAGACACCTCCCCGGCGGGGAAGGTCGGAGTTACTACTTCCCGCTCTTTCATTTCCTCGCGCTGGGCGTGACGGGAGCGTTCCTCACCGGCGACCTCTTCAACCTCTTCGTCTGGTTCGAGGTCATGCTGATGGCCAGCTACGTCTTCGTTGCTTACAGCGGCGGTCCCCAACACACCCGCGCCGCGTTCTGGTACGTCGCGCTCAATCTGCTTGCAAGCGCCGTCTTCCTGCTCGGCGTCGGCGGGATCTACGCGACGACCGGCACGCTCAACATGGCCGATCTCGCCCAACGGCTCGCCGAGCCGGCCGCCTACGGCCTCGAGCCCGTGCCCGTCGTCGGCCTGCTCGGCATGCTCCTGTCGGTGTTCGCGATCAAGGCCGGGCTGGTCCCCTTCCAGTTCTGGATCCCAACGGCCTACCGGGCCGCACCGCCCCAGATCACCGCCCTGCTCGCCGGCGCGACCAAGAAGGTCGGCATCTACGCGATCATCCGGCTTTCCTTTACGGTCTTTGCCGGTGCCGAGGTCGCCGTCGATCTCCCGCTGCCGGTCGTCGACGCCGCGATCGCCGGCGACTCGCCGCTGCCGTTCGTCGGCGCGGCGCTGCTCGTCATGGGCGCCGGCAGTATCCTCGTGGGCGGCATCGGGGCCGTCGGCCGCGACACCATGGAGGGCGTGTTCGCCTACTCGAGCATCGGCCAGGTCGGCTTCATCGCCGTTCCGGTCGCGATCGCGGCGTCGACGGTCGACCCGACGCTTCGCGAGTTCGCGATCATCGCCGCGTTGGTGTTTGCCTTGAATCACACGCTGGCGAAGGGACTGCTCTTCCTCGCGGTCGGGACCGTGCGCTCGGCGACGGGGACGAGCCGCTTCGCCGATCTGGGCGGGCTGGCCGGCCGGTCGCCACCGCTTGCCATCGCGGTCTTTATCGCCTCGCTCGCGCTCGTCGGCATCCCGCCGCTGTCGGGCTTTTTCGGTAAGTTCCTCGTCTTCGACGCCGCGGCGCGGGCGGGGGCCGGCCCCGTTCTCGTCCTCCTGCTCGTCGGCTCACTGTTGACGATCGCGTACGCGACTCGCATGTGGAACCGGAGCTTCTGGGGCGCTCGAACCGACGCCGTCGACGCGGCGACGATCGATCCCGTCGAAGTGGGCGTCCTCGTGGTCCTTGCGGCCACGATCGTCGTAGTCGGAGTCGGCTTCGATCCCGTCTACGAGTTCGCGGAAACGGCCGCGGAGGCCGCCCTCGATACGGATACCTACGTCGACGCCGTCGACCCGCAGAACGCGAGCGAACTCGGCGGCTCGAGCGGGGGTGATCACTAA
- a CDS encoding sodium:proton antiporter: protein MTAIALAAAVGALFALGTFLLLRRDLIRVVWGLAIISQAANVYLLAMGGIAPATADSVPVLAGHGDHVPETADPLVQALVLTAIVIGFGMTAFALVLSYRVYEEHDTLDVTELGDRK from the coding sequence ATGACGGCGATCGCCCTGGCGGCCGCGGTCGGTGCGCTGTTTGCCCTCGGGACCTTCCTGCTCCTGCGGCGGGACCTGATCCGGGTCGTCTGGGGGCTGGCGATCATCAGTCAAGCCGCGAACGTCTACCTGCTGGCGATGGGCGGGATCGCGCCGGCGACCGCCGACTCGGTGCCAGTACTCGCCGGTCATGGGGACCACGTCCCGGAGACCGCCGATCCGCTGGTCCAGGCGCTGGTGTTGACCGCGATCGTCATCGGCTTCGGCATGACGGCCTTCGCGCTCGTGCTGTCGTATCGGGTCTACGAGGAACACGACACGTTGGACGTAACGGAACTGGGTGATCGGAAATGA
- a CDS encoding Na+/H+ antiporter subunit E: protein MRVRTWPVVGVVFAVLWVFVVGQPLTPISLLRGFLSGLIVGLPIAYVFRRLYGRRLDLGRGVRALPYAGLYLGAFTRELLWANVDVAYRVLSPGMPIEPEVILVPLRVESDVAVTVIANSITITPGTVTLDYDDETNALYVHGVNGRNPEAIAEPIRTWEDYALEIFAEDASPDDEPRPIVVSGGERDSTADRQRGGVGDD from the coding sequence ATGCGGGTTCGCACCTGGCCGGTCGTCGGCGTCGTCTTCGCCGTCCTGTGGGTGTTCGTCGTCGGCCAGCCGCTGACGCCGATCTCGCTGCTTCGGGGCTTCCTCTCGGGACTGATCGTCGGATTGCCGATCGCGTACGTGTTCCGGCGGCTCTACGGTCGGCGACTCGATCTCGGCCGCGGGGTTCGTGCGCTCCCCTACGCCGGGCTCTATCTGGGGGCGTTCACGCGGGAACTCCTGTGGGCGAACGTCGACGTCGCCTACCGCGTCCTCTCGCCGGGCATGCCGATCGAGCCCGAGGTGATCCTGGTACCGCTGCGTGTCGAGTCCGACGTCGCGGTCACGGTCATCGCCAACAGCATCACGATCACGCCCGGCACGGTGACCCTGGACTACGACGACGAGACCAACGCCCTGTACGTCCACGGCGTCAACGGCCGGAACCCCGAGGCCATCGCCGAGCCGATCCGTACCTGGGAGGACTACGCCCTCGAGATATTCGCCGAGGACGCCTCGCCCGACGACGAGCCGCGGCCGATCGTCGTCTCCGGCGGGGAAAGAGACAGTACGGCGGACCGCCAACGTGGAGGTGTCGGCGATGACTGA
- a CDS encoding OsmC family protein — MAKQVTTVSDEGYSATNEIRDFETTIDANGEAAPDTLETLLAAYGSCYVPALRVGGQQRGADDLGRIEIDIDGDLNDDDKLESISFDIRVAADVDDDTGEEILERAFELCKVHDALKDGLHAETSFKGDAF; from the coding sequence ATGGCGAAGCAGGTCACCACCGTTTCCGACGAGGGGTACAGCGCGACCAACGAGATCCGCGACTTCGAGACGACCATCGACGCCAACGGCGAGGCGGCCCCCGACACCCTCGAGACGCTGCTTGCGGCCTACGGCTCCTGTTACGTCCCGGCGCTGCGGGTCGGCGGCCAGCAGCGCGGGGCCGACGATCTCGGCCGGATCGAGATCGACATCGACGGCGACCTCAACGACGACGACAAACTCGAGTCGATCAGCTTCGATATCCGCGTCGCGGCCGACGTCGACGACGACACCGGCGAAGAGATCCTCGAGCGGGCCTTCGAACTCTGCAAGGTCCACGACGCGCTCAAAGACGGGCTGCACGCGGAGACGAGCTTCAAGGGCGACGCGTTCTGA